The following are encoded in a window of Massilia sp. R2A-15 genomic DNA:
- the dctP gene encoding TRAP transporter substrate-binding protein DctP, which produces MSVMTRRTVLGALATSPLWLNTAWAQGSKIKISHQFPGGTVSEGDFRDRLVRMFAAEVEKRSKGALKFEIYPGSSLMKTNAQFSAMRKGALDMSLVPLSYAGGEVPEVNIGLMPGLVTSYDQGYGWKNAEVGKELNRILLEKGIVLVSWIWQAGGVASRTKPIVDPDDAKGMKVRGGSREMDLMLKAAGAAVVTLPSNEIYAAMQTGAMEAALTSSTSLISFRLEEVSKALTTGRGGAYWFMFEPLMMSKSVFDKLTKEQQALILTVGGELETFARKAAMDDDQAVAAVYQKAGAKVVDLNPAIVKKWQSIARAHVWKDYADKNANCAKLLALAEKTL; this is translated from the coding sequence ATGTCGGTAATGACCCGCAGGACCGTATTGGGCGCACTCGCCACCAGCCCGCTCTGGCTGAACACCGCCTGGGCACAAGGCAGCAAGATCAAGATCTCGCACCAGTTCCCCGGCGGCACAGTCAGCGAAGGCGACTTCCGCGACCGCCTGGTGCGCATGTTCGCCGCCGAGGTGGAAAAGCGCAGCAAGGGCGCCCTCAAATTCGAGATCTACCCCGGGTCGTCGCTGATGAAGACCAACGCCCAGTTCTCGGCCATGCGCAAGGGCGCGCTCGACATGTCGCTGGTGCCGCTGTCGTACGCCGGCGGCGAAGTCCCCGAGGTGAACATCGGTCTGATGCCGGGCCTCGTCACCTCGTACGACCAGGGCTACGGCTGGAAGAATGCCGAAGTGGGCAAGGAACTCAATCGCATCCTGCTCGAAAAAGGCATCGTTCTGGTCAGCTGGATTTGGCAAGCCGGCGGCGTCGCCTCGCGCACCAAGCCGATCGTCGATCCGGACGACGCCAAGGGCATGAAGGTGCGCGGCGGTTCGCGCGAGATGGACCTGATGCTCAAGGCCGCAGGCGCTGCCGTCGTCACGCTGCCGTCGAACGAGATCTACGCGGCGATGCAGACCGGCGCGATGGAGGCGGCGCTCACCTCCTCCACCTCGCTCATTTCGTTCCGCCTCGAGGAAGTGTCGAAGGCGCTGACCACCGGCCGCGGCGGCGCCTACTGGTTCATGTTCGAACCGCTGATGATGTCGAAGTCCGTGTTCGACAAGCTGACCAAGGAACAGCAGGCGCTGATCCTCACCGTCGGTGGCGAGCTCGAAACCTTCGCGCGCAAGGCCGCGATGGACGACGACCAGGCAGTGGCGGCGGTGTACCAGAAGGCCGGCGCCAAGGTGGTTGACCTGAATCCGGCGATCGTCAAGAAATGGCAGTCCATCGCGCGCGCCCACGTCTGGAAGGACTACGCCGACAAGAATGCCAACTGCGCCAAGCTGCTGGCATTGGCGGAGAAGACATTGTGA
- a CDS encoding alpha/beta fold hydrolase: protein MKAALLLALILGACAPSFAAEAPAPQNRYAATIAPAESFEVNGMLVERHGQRGSPMILIPGLSGGSWAWQDTVRRFSAEHVVYVVTLAGFDGRAPMAGNPIDNARQSLRQLIVSRKLDKPVLVGHSLGGALSIAFAEQDSALIRGVVAIDGLPVMPRTESMPAAQRAAIGGAMKARMASSSAEQFALDQQQFMRGTGVVDMERADELAKLSARSDPGAVGEAAAALIAADFRPGLKDITVPVLLVAPYFEPDAVQRGLTREMAKDYYTSLMAGTPKLQVVSIAPSRHFVMFDQPDMLADTLRGFLKSL, encoded by the coding sequence ATGAAAGCAGCACTGTTGTTGGCATTGATCCTCGGCGCCTGCGCCCCATCCTTTGCCGCGGAAGCGCCGGCGCCGCAGAACCGCTACGCAGCCACCATCGCACCCGCGGAGAGCTTCGAAGTGAACGGGATGCTGGTCGAGCGCCACGGCCAGCGCGGCTCGCCGATGATCCTGATCCCCGGATTGAGCGGCGGTTCGTGGGCCTGGCAGGACACCGTGCGCCGGTTCAGCGCCGAGCACGTGGTGTATGTCGTGACGCTGGCCGGCTTCGACGGCCGCGCGCCGATGGCCGGCAACCCGATCGACAATGCGCGCCAGTCGCTGCGCCAGTTGATCGTCTCGCGCAAGCTCGACAAGCCGGTGCTGGTCGGCCACAGCCTGGGCGGCGCGCTGTCGATCGCGTTCGCCGAGCAGGATTCGGCCCTGATCCGCGGCGTGGTGGCGATCGACGGCCTGCCGGTCATGCCCCGGACCGAGAGCATGCCGGCGGCACAGCGCGCGGCCATTGGCGGCGCCATGAAGGCGCGCATGGCCAGCTCCAGCGCCGAGCAGTTCGCCCTCGACCAGCAACAGTTCATGCGCGGCACCGGCGTGGTCGACATGGAGCGCGCCGACGAACTGGCGAAGCTGTCCGCGCGCAGCGATCCGGGCGCGGTCGGCGAAGCGGCGGCGGCGCTGATCGCGGCCGACTTCCGCCCCGGCCTGAAGGACATCACCGTGCCGGTGCTGCTGGTCGCACCCTACTTCGAGCCGGACGCGGTGCAGCGCGGCCTGACGCGCGAGATGGCGAAGGACTATTACACGTCGCTGATGGCCGGCACGCCGAAGCTGCAGGTGGTGTCGATCGCGCCATCGCGCCACTTCGTCATGTTCGACCAGCCCGACATGTTGGCCGATACGCTGCGCGGCTTCCTCAAGTCGCTGTAG
- a CDS encoding GntR family transcriptional regulator encodes MKSRSESLRETIEEMIAVGTLAPGQHLDETELAARFGVSRTPIRETLIQLASMGLVVIRPRRGALVAELGPQQLVEMFEVMSELEAVCARLGARRMAPAEQAALLAAHEACKEASLSKDPDDYYYKNEAFHYAVYAGSHNQFLIEQARSLSRRLRPYRRLQLRVRDRVGTSFSEHDAMVQAIVKGDGELAAQLAREHVMIQGERFADLMASLPQLTAAPT; translated from the coding sequence ATGAAAAGCCGCTCAGAAAGCCTGCGCGAAACGATCGAGGAGATGATCGCCGTCGGCACGCTGGCGCCCGGCCAGCATCTGGACGAAACCGAACTGGCGGCCAGGTTCGGGGTGTCGCGCACGCCGATCCGCGAAACGCTGATCCAGCTCGCGTCGATGGGACTGGTGGTGATCCGCCCGCGCCGCGGCGCGCTGGTGGCCGAACTGGGACCGCAGCAGCTGGTCGAGATGTTCGAGGTGATGTCGGAGCTGGAGGCGGTCTGCGCCAGGCTGGGCGCGCGCCGCATGGCGCCGGCCGAACAGGCCGCGCTGCTGGCCGCGCACGAAGCCTGCAAGGAGGCCAGCTTGTCGAAGGATCCCGACGACTACTATTACAAGAACGAGGCGTTCCACTACGCCGTGTATGCGGGCAGCCACAACCAGTTCCTGATCGAGCAGGCGCGCAGCCTGTCGCGCCGATTGCGGCCTTACCGGCGGCTGCAACTGCGCGTGCGCGACCGGGTCGGCACCTCGTTTTCAGAGCACGACGCGATGGTGCAGGCGATCGTCAAGGGCGACGGTGAGCTGGCCGCGCAACTGGCGCGCGAACACGTGATGATCCAGGGCGAGCGCTTCGCCGACCTGATGGCGTCGCTGCCGCAGCTGACGGCGGCCCCCACCTAG
- a CDS encoding FecR family protein, producing the protein MKTIPPAVAAVLACALAAGPCPARGQAAPPNLKLPEVRGDTIARLAVDGPHAFINRRPAPSGSYVFDGDTVTTGPGTSALLVLNDGGSVQLDQNTDPEFRLLRQGACLLMSILRGQAAIDTKGGCIEFRNQRLNTAGVARSVVNIRVTNREARVTVIEGSVEMMAPRMAKLGAYDQYFAASNGKSAIRRMTAADARAAGAWRQRYFRAEQPEADGPSDTDSSGAAAGASSGWCCFPAGAGAPSNPAACGRQHGIFHLGATNPNVCRPSYSQ; encoded by the coding sequence ATGAAAACCATCCCGCCGGCCGTAGCGGCCGTGCTGGCGTGCGCACTCGCCGCCGGTCCTTGCCCGGCGCGCGGACAAGCAGCGCCGCCGAACCTCAAGCTGCCAGAGGTGCGGGGCGATACCATCGCCAGGCTGGCCGTCGACGGCCCGCACGCCTTCATCAACCGCAGGCCCGCGCCCAGCGGCAGCTATGTATTTGACGGCGATACCGTCACCACCGGCCCGGGCACGAGCGCACTGCTGGTCCTCAACGATGGCGGCAGCGTGCAGCTCGACCAGAACACGGATCCCGAGTTTCGGCTGCTGCGCCAGGGCGCATGCCTGCTGATGTCGATCCTGCGCGGCCAGGCGGCGATCGACACCAAGGGCGGCTGCATCGAATTCCGCAACCAGCGGCTCAATACCGCCGGCGTGGCGCGCAGCGTGGTCAACATTCGGGTGACGAACAGGGAGGCTCGGGTGACCGTCATCGAAGGCAGCGTCGAGATGATGGCGCCGCGCATGGCGAAGCTTGGCGCGTACGACCAATATTTCGCCGCCAGCAACGGCAAATCGGCAATCAGGCGCATGACGGCGGCTGACGCACGCGCCGCCGGAGCCTGGCGGCAGCGCTATTTTCGCGCCGAGCAACCGGAGGCGGACGGACCTTCGGACACGGACAGCAGCGGCGCCGCCGCGGGCGCATCTTCCGGCTGGTGCTGTTTTCCGGCGGGCGCCGGCGCGCCGTCCAATCCGGCCGCATGCGGGCGCCAGCACGGGATCTTCCATCTCGGCGCGACCAACCCGAATGTGTGTCGGCCTTCCTACTCCCAGTAG
- a CDS encoding helix-turn-helix transcriptional regulator: MNNIIRQLRAEHGWSQAHLADLLDVSRQTVNALETGRYDPSLPLAFAISRLFGKPIESIFNPDQESS; encoded by the coding sequence ATGAACAACATCATCCGCCAGCTGCGCGCGGAGCATGGCTGGAGCCAGGCCCACCTGGCCGACCTGCTCGACGTGTCGCGCCAGACCGTCAACGCCCTCGAGACCGGGCGTTACGACCCCAGTCTGCCGCTCGCCTTCGCCATTTCGCGGCTGTTCGGCAAGCCGATCGAATCGATTTTCAACCCTGACCAGGAGTCATCATGA
- a CDS encoding LysR family transcriptional regulator gives MDVLNYMRLFVEVAKRKSFRGAAEALDMPNSTLSRNIAELEKAIGVLLLHRSTRRVELTVAGELYFKRCQSIVEEALCAHESFRDVAERPVGTLRVSMTPDFGVGYLAPMLGEFAAAYPLIKFDFDLSSRVVDLQSDPFDMAIRLGAAPTAPSSLVARQIALLPRYLYASPGYLARAAPLTHANDLANHVICMGTRSSRETDVWRRLMRGDEIVEIMGGSRFISNSAALSMEWAANSVGIAGLDPQIACANVAAGRLVRVLPDWQLEPVALHVITDTRHLPARTKLFISFLKARLSQPGICWQADCH, from the coding sequence ATGGATGTGTTGAACTACATGCGGCTGTTCGTCGAGGTCGCGAAGCGCAAGAGTTTCCGCGGCGCGGCGGAGGCGCTCGACATGCCGAATTCGACTCTTTCGCGCAATATCGCCGAATTGGAGAAGGCCATCGGCGTGCTGCTGCTGCACCGCTCCACCAGGCGGGTGGAACTGACGGTCGCCGGCGAGCTGTATTTCAAGCGCTGCCAAAGCATCGTGGAGGAAGCGCTCTGCGCGCACGAGTCGTTTCGCGACGTCGCCGAAAGGCCGGTGGGCACGCTGCGCGTGTCGATGACCCCGGATTTCGGCGTCGGCTACCTGGCGCCCATGCTCGGTGAATTTGCCGCGGCCTACCCGCTGATCAAATTCGATTTCGACCTGTCCTCGCGCGTGGTGGACCTGCAGTCCGATCCGTTCGACATGGCCATCCGGTTGGGGGCTGCGCCGACCGCTCCTTCGAGCCTGGTGGCGCGGCAGATCGCACTGCTGCCTCGCTACCTGTATGCGTCGCCCGGCTATCTGGCGCGCGCGGCGCCGCTCACCCACGCGAACGATCTGGCCAACCACGTCATCTGCATGGGGACACGCTCCAGCCGGGAGACCGATGTGTGGCGCCGCCTGATGCGCGGCGATGAAATCGTCGAGATCATGGGCGGTTCGCGATTTATCTCGAACAGTGCGGCGTTGAGCATGGAATGGGCGGCGAATTCGGTCGGCATCGCGGGCCTGGACCCGCAAATCGCCTGTGCGAATGTGGCGGCGGGCCGCCTGGTGCGGGTGCTGCCCGACTGGCAATTGGAACCGGTCGCGCTGCACGTCATCACCGATACGCGGCACCTGCCCGCGCGCACCAAGCTGTTCATCTCATTTCTCAAGGCCCGTCTGAGTCAACCGGGAATCTGCTGGCAAGCCGACTGTCACTGA